In Sander vitreus isolate 19-12246 chromosome 12, sanVit1, whole genome shotgun sequence, the following proteins share a genomic window:
- the cldn18 gene encoding claudin-18, whose product MAPSVLQNGGFVLGLIGAAALIAATAMNNWSAKDRQGDVVTSVYTYKGLWQDCETASSGFTECRPLYGLLGFSGSFQAVRALMIVGVVLGVLGAVISVFSLTCLTMNSMANTTKAKMSLTAGIMFIIGGVCGIAGASIYANQIVASFRMSSMQGGLGGGNMQGGFGGGMGGGLPTYTFGPALFVAWIGGGVLVIGGILKSLAFKEMVKDEKPHYPGVAYKPQPRTKSDLGDYHSEGGKKDKDYV is encoded by the exons ATGGCGCCTTCAGTTCTGCAGAATGGCGGATTCGTTTTGGGCTTGATCGGCGCGGCAGCCCTCATCGCAGCTACTGCCATGAACAACTGGAGTGCCAAGGACAGGCAGGGGGATGTGGTGACGTCTGTGTACACCTACAAGGGTCTGTGGCAGGACTGTGAGACCGCTTCCTCAGGATTCACCGAGTGTCGCCCGCTCTATGGCCTCCTGGGCTTCTCAG GATCTTTCCAGGCGGTGCGAGCCCTGATGATAGTGGGCGTGGTGCTGGGGGTCCTCGGGGCCGTCATATCAGTGTTCTCACTGACCTGCCTCACAATGAACAGCATGGCGAACACCACCAAGGCCAAGATGAGCCTCACCGCTGGCATCATGTTCATCATCGGCG gtgtgtgtggCATTGCAGGAGCTTCCATCTATGCCAATCAGATTGTGGCCAGTTTCAGGATGTCCAGCATGCAAGGAGGGCTTGGTGGAGGAAACATGCAGGGAGGCTTTGGTGGAGGAATGGGAGGAGGATTACCCAC ATACACGTTTGGCCCTGCGCTGTTTGTAGCCTGGATAGGAGGGGGCGTCCTGGTCATTGGTGGCATCCTCAAGTCACTGGCTTTCAAGGAAATGGTGAAAGATGAAAAACCACA TTATCCGGGGGTTGCTTACAAACCTCAGCCCCGCACCAAAAGCGACCTCGGTGATTACCATTCAGAGGGCGGCAAGAAAGACAAAGATTACGTGTAA